The following are encoded together in the Armatimonadota bacterium genome:
- a CDS encoding 2-phosphosulfolactate phosphatase, producing MLVFVENGLAGCALALERQAVAVIVDALRASANITSMFHYGTAELLVVREVEQAFRQRELWPGAILSGERGGLPVPGFDRGNSPLQAPPDLDIRRVVFSSSNCSRCCVGVAGAPWVFLGTTVNASAVAGKILETACRELVCITAGAFEDEVRLTIEDHLAAGAILSAIEATGEPVEPGNDRARLCRMVYEPMNQPELTRAFQESDNGRGLARIGLGDDVQFASLLDVFTEVPRVAEMVPLPGGETGALVLPD from the coding sequence TTGCTCGTCTTTGTGGAAAACGGTCTGGCCGGTTGCGCGCTGGCTCTGGAGCGCCAGGCCGTGGCCGTCATCGTCGATGCACTGCGCGCCAGCGCCAACATCACCTCCATGTTCCACTACGGGACTGCCGAACTGCTGGTGGTACGCGAGGTGGAGCAGGCATTCCGGCAGCGCGAACTGTGGCCCGGCGCAATCCTTTCGGGCGAGCGCGGTGGCCTACCCGTGCCCGGTTTCGACCGGGGCAACAGCCCGTTGCAGGCGCCGCCCGACCTGGATATCCGGCGGGTGGTGTTCAGCTCATCCAACTGCTCGCGCTGCTGCGTGGGCGTCGCCGGTGCGCCCTGGGTCTTCCTGGGAACAACGGTCAACGCCTCCGCCGTGGCGGGGAAAATTCTCGAGACCGCCTGCCGGGAACTGGTCTGCATCACCGCCGGCGCCTTCGAGGACGAGGTGCGCCTGACTATCGAAGATCACCTGGCCGCGGGCGCGATCCTGTCAGCCATCGAGGCGACAGGCGAACCCGTGGAACCGGGCAATGACCGGGCGCGCTTGTGCCGCATGGTGTACGAGCCAATGAACCAGCCCGAACTGACCCGCGCATTCCAGGAATCCGATAATGGCCGGGGCCTGGCGCGCATCGGCCTGGGCGACGACGTGCAATTTGCCTCGTTGCTGGACGTGTTCACTGAAGTCCCGCGCGTGGCCGAGATGGTGCCCCTGCCGGGTGGCGAGACAGGGGCGCTTGTACTGCCTGACTGA
- a CDS encoding NTP transferase domain-containing protein: MKGVILAAGKGTRMLPLTERRPKPLVPVLDRPILEHIVIGARDAGVDEIALIIQHLGETVIDHFGDGSRLGVRIEYIWQGEPKGTGHAALMAEDFVAGEPFFMSWGDILVPPENYQAVVRAFREDDPDAVLSLNYVEDPFEGAAVYEEEGYVTRIQEKPPKGTSTTTWNNAGVFVYRPEFFDRLRTLRPSVRGEIELPDAVQAMIREGRRIRAVKLEGYWSDVARPAAVLDLNARMMEHRYRDQHGMFIDPSADVDDGCVVKPTIHIGAGCRLTNCRVGPNTVLMDGCRVEDNAQLRNVAVFTGATIGAGSILTRCIVEENAVVPEGTELRGDRARPMIVRPDGQVEQAVDR, translated from the coding sequence GTGAAGGGCGTCATTCTCGCCGCCGGTAAAGGCACTCGCATGCTGCCTCTCACCGAGCGCCGCCCCAAGCCCCTCGTACCGGTGCTCGACCGGCCTATTCTCGAACATATCGTCATTGGCGCGCGGGATGCCGGGGTGGACGAGATCGCGCTGATCATCCAGCATCTTGGTGAGACGGTCATCGATCATTTCGGCGACGGCAGCCGTCTCGGGGTGCGCATCGAGTATATCTGGCAGGGCGAGCCGAAAGGCACGGGTCACGCGGCGCTCATGGCCGAGGATTTCGTGGCGGGTGAGCCCTTTTTCATGTCCTGGGGCGATATTCTCGTGCCGCCGGAGAACTATCAGGCGGTGGTCCGAGCCTTCCGGGAGGACGATCCCGACGCGGTTCTGAGCCTCAACTATGTGGAAGATCCCTTCGAGGGCGCGGCGGTGTATGAGGAGGAGGGGTACGTCACGCGCATCCAGGAGAAGCCGCCCAAGGGCACCAGCACCACCACCTGGAACAATGCCGGGGTCTTCGTCTACCGCCCCGAGTTCTTCGACCGCTTGCGGACGCTGAGGCCCTCGGTCCGGGGGGAGATTGAACTGCCCGACGCAGTGCAGGCCATGATCCGCGAGGGGCGGCGCATCCGTGCGGTGAAACTGGAAGGCTACTGGTCCGACGTAGCCCGGCCGGCGGCGGTGCTGGACCTGAATGCGCGCATGATGGAGCACCGCTACCGAGACCAGCACGGGATGTTCATCGATCCGTCCGCCGACGTGGATGACGGCTGCGTGGTGAAGCCCACCATACATATCGGCGCGGGATGCAGGCTGACGAACTGCCGCGTCGGGCCAAACACGGTGCTTATGGATGGCTGCCGGGTAGAGGACAATGCCCAGCTTCGCAATGTGGCGGTGTTCACCGGGGCGACCATCGGCGCGGGGTCGATACTGACCCGCTGCATCGTGGAGGAGAATGCCGTGGTGCCGGAAGGCACGGAACTGCGGGGCGACCGGGCGCGACCGATGATCGTGCGGCCCGACGGCCAGGTGGAGCAGGCCGTGGACCGGTGA
- a CDS encoding dual specificity protein phosphatase family protein: protein MGLLGRRPQALPDCADWIIDGRLAAMCMPTREELVQLRELGFALVINLTEKPGPTQMAAAVGLKGAHLPLEDGAAPTMEDIVVFVQTVDRYLSREMPVMVHCMGGVGRTGTMIACYLVSKGMAAWPAIEEVRKRRPGSIETLSQERAVIEYARHLWEQKQERR, encoded by the coding sequence ATGGGTCTACTCGGACGCAGGCCGCAGGCGCTTCCCGATTGCGCCGACTGGATCATCGATGGCCGTCTCGCGGCAATGTGCATGCCCACCCGGGAGGAACTGGTGCAGCTGCGTGAGCTCGGGTTCGCTCTGGTCATCAATCTCACGGAGAAGCCCGGACCAACGCAGATGGCCGCTGCGGTTGGCCTGAAGGGTGCACATCTGCCGCTTGAAGACGGAGCAGCGCCCACGATGGAGGACATCGTGGTCTTCGTGCAGACCGTGGACCGCTACCTGTCCCGCGAGATGCCCGTGATGGTCCACTGCATGGGCGGGGTCGGCCGCACGGGGACGATGATCGCCTGTTATCTGGTGAGCAAGGGGATGGCGGCCTGGCCGGCCATCGAAGAAGTGCGCAAGCGGCGCCCGGGTTCTATCGAGACGCTGTCCCAGGAGCGCGCGGTGATCGAATACGCGCGGCATCTGTGGGAGCAAAAGCAGGAGCGGAGGTAG
- a CDS encoding ribonuclease HI family protein: protein MATCDEAVIYTDGACSGNPGPAGAGYVIAAPDGEILAEDAVAVGHGTNNIAEYSGAIAALERARELGLRNVTVRSDSELMCKQVWGQYRIKNPGIAKLHVQLRRAMEGFDSVKFEHVAREKNERADALARQGVEKSRKKAAGG, encoded by the coding sequence ATGGCAACGTGTGACGAGGCCGTGATCTACACCGACGGAGCATGCAGCGGAAATCCGGGGCCGGCCGGCGCAGGATACGTCATCGCCGCACCTGACGGGGAAATCCTGGCCGAAGACGCGGTTGCCGTCGGCCACGGCACCAACAACATCGCCGAGTACAGCGGCGCCATCGCGGCGCTGGAGCGGGCGCGGGAGCTGGGGCTGCGCAACGTGACTGTGCGTTCCGATAGCGAACTCATGTGCAAGCAGGTCTGGGGGCAATACCGCATCAAGAATCCGGGCATCGCGAAGCTCCATGTGCAGTTGCGGCGGGCGATGGAAGGGTTCGACTCGGTGAAGTTCGAGCACGTGGCGCGGGAGAAGAACGAGCGGGCGGATGCCCTGGCACGGCAGGGCGTGGAGAAGTCGCGGAAGAAAGCGGCAGGGGGATGA
- a CDS encoding glycerophosphoryl diester phosphodiesterase membrane domain-containing protein, with protein MSADKLYLRPLTISDIIDASIWIYRRNFAPILGIAAVVQIPIMVVGIAVQVSLMPILMASGQSGSEVSLEQMSSAIGPVVLLFLMSLLYPLGQAALAIGISERYLGRPISVRDAYEAALPRWGQVLWTTILYWLIGYGVFIGGLLIAGFVLMIWLMVRYMLGPAVINVLENRSGWDALARSWSLTAGHFWRIFGALSILMLLAAVVTYGVSLPTQILATVMMAQESQLAMAAQILNQVVSSLVSLLLQPLWMIGVVLVYYDLRIRKEGFDLMMMAESLGRPAPADWIGLQQQKPSADLPGPLFDPEKKKPGDWER; from the coding sequence ATGAGCGCGGACAAGCTGTACCTGCGGCCACTGACGATCTCGGACATCATCGACGCGTCGATCTGGATCTACCGCCGCAATTTCGCGCCGATCCTGGGCATTGCGGCGGTGGTCCAGATACCCATCATGGTGGTGGGCATCGCCGTTCAGGTGAGCCTCATGCCGATCCTGATGGCCTCCGGGCAGTCGGGCTCCGAGGTCTCGCTGGAGCAGATGTCCAGCGCCATCGGGCCGGTAGTCCTGCTTTTCCTGATGAGCTTGCTGTACCCGCTGGGCCAGGCTGCGCTGGCCATCGGCATTTCCGAACGTTACCTGGGCAGGCCGATCAGTGTGCGCGATGCGTATGAAGCGGCACTCCCGCGCTGGGGTCAGGTGCTGTGGACGACGATCCTGTACTGGCTCATCGGCTACGGGGTGTTCATCGGCGGGCTGCTGATCGCCGGCTTTGTCCTGATGATCTGGCTCATGGTTCGGTACATGCTGGGGCCGGCGGTCATCAACGTGCTGGAAAACCGGTCCGGCTGGGACGCTCTTGCGCGGAGTTGGTCGCTGACCGCGGGACATTTCTGGCGGATCTTCGGCGCCCTGTCGATTCTCATGCTGCTGGCGGCAGTGGTCACCTACGGCGTGAGCCTGCCCACCCAGATTCTCGCGACGGTGATGATGGCGCAGGAGAGCCAGCTTGCGATGGCGGCCCAGATATTGAACCAGGTGGTCAGTTCCCTGGTGTCACTGCTGCTGCAGCCCCTGTGGATGATCGGCGTGGTGCTGGTGTACTACGATCTGCGCATTCGCAAGGAAGGCTTCGACCTGATGATGATGGCCGAATCCCTGGGGCGGCCGGCACCGGCGGACTGGATCGGCCTGCAGCAGCAGAAACCGTCGGCTGACCTGCCCGGCCCGCTGTTCGACCCCGAGAAGAAGAAGCCTGGAGACTGGGAGCGGTAA
- a CDS encoding DUF58 domain-containing protein, with translation MSSTFSPTMPQVQTALTPDAVQKLGSMELRARAMVEGHFSGRHRSHFRGASVEFADHREYNPGDETRHIDWKVYGRRERLVVKQFDAETNLDVHLLLDASGSMAYGGGVRKVDYAAYLAAGLAYLAIRQRDAVSLTVFDSEVRTHLPAQTRPAHLKAVFDTLDAVTPGGETRVSRALELAAGAIKRRGLVVLLSDLLDDVDPTLRALSYFRHRGHDVMVLQVMDHAELVFDFRGLTEFRDLETGERLVTDPRAMRREYLEALNEFLAGVREGCRRRTIDHELLDTARPFDAALTAYLGRRARVR, from the coding sequence TTGTCGTCCACCTTCTCACCCACCATGCCCCAAGTTCAGACAGCCCTGACGCCTGATGCCGTCCAGAAGCTCGGTTCCATGGAACTGCGGGCGCGGGCCATGGTGGAAGGACATTTCTCGGGCCGTCACCGGAGCCACTTCCGCGGCGCCAGTGTGGAGTTCGCCGATCACCGCGAATACAACCCTGGCGACGAGACGCGGCATATCGACTGGAAGGTATACGGGCGGCGAGAGCGGCTCGTGGTCAAGCAATTCGACGCCGAGACCAATCTCGATGTGCATCTGCTCCTGGATGCCAGCGGTTCCATGGCCTACGGCGGAGGCGTGCGTAAGGTGGACTATGCGGCATATCTGGCCGCCGGTCTCGCCTATCTGGCTATCCGGCAGCGCGACGCGGTGTCGCTGACGGTGTTCGATTCCGAGGTGCGCACTCATCTTCCCGCACAAACGCGCCCGGCGCACCTGAAGGCTGTATTCGACACTCTTGACGCGGTGACACCGGGCGGCGAGACCCGGGTAAGCCGCGCCCTGGAGCTCGCGGCGGGTGCGATCAAGCGCCGGGGACTGGTGGTCCTGCTCTCCGACCTGCTGGATGATGTAGACCCGACGCTCCGCGCCCTGAGCTACTTCCGTCACCGCGGGCACGATGTGATGGTGCTTCAGGTGATGGACCATGCCGAGCTTGTCTTCGACTTCCGGGGACTCACCGAGTTCCGCGATCTGGAGACCGGGGAGCGCCTGGTCACCGATCCGCGGGCGATGCGGAGGGAGTACCTGGAGGCACTCAACGAGTTTCTCGCCGGGGTGCGCGAGGGCTGTCGGCGCCGAACCATTGACCACGAACTGCTGGACACCGCGAGACCCTTCGACGCCGCGCTGACGGCATACCTTGGCCGGCGCGCGAGGGTGAGGTAG